The Gemmatimonadota bacterium region GCGCGTACGCGTTCCCGATGAACATCCTGCCCGACAGGAGCGTGCTGGCGGTCGTGTCGCGGGGTCCGAGTGAGCTGCCCTCCGGCATCTTCCGCCCGGATCAGGGAGCCGCCGTCTATGGGCCCACGGGCACCACCACGCTGCTGGGATGGGGTCGCGGGATCGAGCAGGAGATGCTGGGTGAGGGAGCGCGAGTCATGCCCATCGTGGCACCTTTCGCGCGCTACGGACACCTGACGGCGGGCGGCAGCGCGCCGTACCGGTATGCGGTGGCGGACAACGGCACCTACGAGATCCGGATCTTCGACGGAAGCGGCGCAGTGCGTCAGATCGTGCGGCGCATCGTGGAGCCGGTGCCGGTCCAGACCGGATGGGTCGAGGCGTGGAAGGAGGAGCAACGCCAGGCCTCCTGGACCCAACGCAGGCTACCGGACCTGGAGCGGGGGTGGAGCTCGATGACCGTGAACGAGACACTCCCGGCTTTCGAGCGCTTCCTCGTCGATCAACAGGACCACCTGTGGGTGGAGCAGGTTCGTCCCACCTCGGTGGGGCCCACCCGGTATGACGTGTTCGCGCCGGAGGGTAGGTACCTGGGATCCGTGACGCTGCCCGACGGCTATCGCCCGATCCCGGAGCCCGTCATCACGCGGGACCGCTTCGTCGGCGTATGGGCCGACGCGATGGACGTCGAGACCGTCCGGGTATACGCGCTGCGAACGCCGGTGGGCTGAGCGCCGGGGAGGGCGGCGCCAGGGCTGCCACTGGACCCAAGGCACGGCTTGCTCTAGCCTCCACCCTCCCCCCTTTCACCACCGACCGACATCTCCATGAGCGACACCCGACTGACCTCGAAGGAGCGCGCACGGTTGCGTGCGCAGGCCCACGACCTGGAGCCGGTGCAGCACGTCGGGGCGGGCGGGCTGACCCCCGCCGTGCTGCGCAGCCTCCGGGAGGCCTTCCACACGCGGGAGCTGCTCAAGCTCAAGGTCCTCGAGAGCGCCCCGGCCTCGGCCTGGGACACCGCCGACGCGATCGTGGCCGAGATCGACGGCGCCCAGGTGGTCCAGACGATCGGACGCACGGTGGTGCTGTACCGCCCCCTCCCGGACGACCCCGAGGAAGCGGCGCGGTAGGGCCGCTCGCCCGGGCGGCTCTCGAGCCTTATTCTGCCGGGGCGTTCCCACGATTCCACCCGGTGGCATGGCCGCTTCGTCTCCCCCGCCCGAAGAGATCACGCGCCTCCTGGAGTCCGCCTCATCGGGCGACGGTGAGGCGTTCGACCGCGTCTTCCGCGTCGTCTACGACGAGTTGCGGGGCCTCGCCCGTCTCGTGCGTCGAGGTCGCGCCTCCGAGACCCTCAACACCACGGCGCTCGTCCACGAGGCCTATCTGCGGCTCCTGCCGTCGCAGGGGCTCGCCTGGCAGGGCCGATCCCACTTCATGGGCGTGGCCGCCCGTGCCATGCGCCAGGTGCTGGTGCGTGCAGCCGAACGGCGCAGCGCCATCAAGCGCGGCGGTGGCGACGAACCGGTCTCGCTGGTCGAGTCGCAGCATCAGCGCCTCGGAGGCGACGTGGGTCAGGTGGAGCCGGAGCGCATCCTCGTGCTGGATGCGGCCCTCTCCCGCCTGGAGGCGCTGAGCCCTCGTCAGGCACGGGTGGTCGAATGCCGCTTCTTCGCCGGTCTCAGCGTGGAGGAGACGGCACAGGCCCTGTCCGTCTCCGAACCGACGGTCAAGCGGGACTGGAGCGCAGCGCGTGCCTGGTTGGCACGGGAGATGGCGCATGGCTGATCCGCACCCGGATCGGATCCGCTAGGGAACAGGGATCCCGACGGCGTTCCACCCGAGCCCGGCCCACGATGGATGCTGCCCGCTGGCAACAGATCCAGGATGTGTTCCTGGACGCGCTCGAGCTGAGTCCTGCCGAGCGTGCGCCCTTCCTGGATGGGGCGTGCGGCGCCGACGCGGAGCTCCGTCGCGAAGTGGAGAGCCTGCTCGACGCCGGAGCCACGGCCGACCCGCTGCTCGACGCCACACTGGACGATCTCGTCCTGCTCGTCGAGGAGGATCCGGCCCGGGGGCCTTCTGCTCCGGAGCGAGCCGGTCCGTACGCCGTGCTCGAGGAGCTGGGCCGCGGCGGGATGGGCATCGTGTACCGCGCCCGGCGCGCCGACGGGCAGTACGAGCGCGAGGTGGCGCTGAAGATCGTACACGTCGCCGGGGACTCTGTGGAGGTGGCACGCCGCTTCCGGCAGGAGCGGCAGATCCTGGCGTCCCTGGAGCACCCGAGCATCGCCCGTCTGTACGACGCCGGTGCCACTGCGGATGGTCGGCCCTTCCTGGCGATGGAGCTGGTGCGCGGCGAACCGATCCATCACCACGCGGACCGACTGCGCATGTCGGTCGACGCACGCCTTCGCCTCTTCGAGCAGGTGGTGGCAGCCGTCGACTTCGCGCATCGCAAGCTCGTCATCCACCGTGACCTCAAGCCCTCCAACGTGCTCGTGAGCGAACAGGGCGAAGTCAAGCTCCTGGACTTCGGCATCGCGAAGCTGTTGGAGGCCGACTCCACCGAGACGACGCGGGACGAGCCCGTGACCCGGGCGGATCAACGACTCCTCACCCCGGAGTACGCCTCACCCGAGCAACAACGTGGCGAGCCTCTGTCCACGGCCTCCGATGTCTATTCGCTGGGGATCATGCTGCACCAGCTGCTCGTGGGTACGCGCCCGACCGGGCCCGGACTCCCCGCGCCGTCCACCGTGCAGGACACGGCGTCGGCGGCCGACGTCCGGGGGACCACCGCGGCCCGCCTGCGTCGTCAACTCAAGGGGGAGCTGGACACCATCGTGCTCAAGGCGCTCCGCCCCGAGCCCGACGCGCGCTACCCGTCCGCCGCGGCGCTCCTGGACGACCTCGTACGGTACCGTACCGGGCTGCCCCTCTCCGCCCGTCCCCCTTCCTGGGCCTATCGAGCACGGAAGTTCGTCGGGCGCAATCGACTCGCGGTCGCCGCCGCGACGGCGGCGACGCTGGGCCTGTTGGGCGGGCTGACCGCCGCGGTGCATCAGGCTCGGATCGCGCGTCAGGAGCGCGATCTCGCGCAGTCCGTGAGCGGGTTCCTGGTGAACCTCTTCAGCTCGGCCAATCCGCTCCAGGCGTCTCCCGAGCGGCTGGATACGCTGCGCATCAACGCCTTCCTGGCGCGAGCCGTCGACCGGCTCGACACCGACCTGGGCAGCCAGCCCGAGCTCCGGGCCCGCATGCAGCTGCTACTGGGTTCGGTGCACGAAGGCCTCGGGCTCTACGAGCCCGCGCAGAGCCTGCTCACTGCGGCACTCGAGGGCTATCGGACTCTGGAGGGGGACGACGGCGCAGAGGTGGCGGCCGCCCTTGGGGAGTTGGGGAAGGCGCTTCATTCCGCGGGGAGGTTCGGCGAGGCGGAGCAGCGGTATCGGGAAGCGCTGGAACGCACTCGGGAGCGCCTGGGCGAGCGGTCGCCGGAGCTCGCCCGGTTGCGGACGCAGTATGCCGGCCTCCTGCTGTCCCAGGACCGGCTGCCGCAGGCGGAATCCGTGCTGGTCTCCGCGTTGGACGTGCGGCGCGACCTTCTCGCGGAGCGGTCCATCCCCATGGCGAGCGACCTCAATCTCCTCGCCGCTCTCCAGTACCGACAGGGGCGCGTGGAGGAGTCGGTCGGCACGATGGTCCAGGCGCACGACATGATGCGCGATCTGGTCGGCGCAAACCACGCCACCACCGCCGTCTTCGCGCAGAACCTCGGTCTGGTGCTGTACCGGTTGGAACGCAATGAGGAGGCGGAGCCGCTGCTGCGCGAGGCGATCACGGGCATGCGCGCGGCACTCGGTCCGGACCATCCCAACGTCGGGCCCGCCCTGAAGACACTGGCGAACGTCGTCAACGCCCTGGGTCGCTGGGACGAAGCCGATTCACTGTTCGTCGAGGCACTCGCCTTCTCCCGGAGGGTCATGGGGCCGGTCCACCCGGACGTCTCCACCACGCTCCACGACCATGGCGGCAACCTCATGCAGCGGGGTGAGCTGGAACGCGCCCTGCCACTCCTGGAGGAGGCGGTCCGCGTCGAAGCCGACCTCGGGGATGTCGGTGCGGGCCTCGGCATCACGATGGGCACGCTCGCCGAAGCCCGGCGCCGCACGGGGGATGCGCAGGCCGTGGCCACCTACCTCGAGGCCCTCGAGATCCTGGAGGGCGCGTTCCCGCCCGGTCACCCGCGCATCCTGGTGGCCCGCAACGGATGGGCGCTCGCGGTCGCCGACGCGGGACGCCGGGAGGAGGCGGAGACGGTTCTGCTCGACAACTACGACGGGGCGGTGCAGATCCCGGACGGAGGGCAGGCCGCCCGCCTGACGGCGCGCGCGCTCGCCGACTTCTACGAGAGCGTGGGCGACACGGAGGAAGCGGAGCGCTGGAGCGCGCTGGCCGAGCTACCGGACGCCTGATCTCGACCCGACCCGGCGACGACCCCCTTCGACCTGGCTTCGGCAGGAGCGCTCAGCGCGCCTCCACCACGAACCCCTGCCACGGCGTCTCCTGGACCACCCGCCCCTCCGCGTCCAGCGCCTGCACGCGCCACTCCAGGGTCTGCCCGGTGTGCGCGTCCAGGAGGAAGGGCGGTGCGGCGTACGACGCCACTCCGGCCTGGACCACCGCCGCCAGCGCCTCCTCGCCGCGCATGTCCCGCACCTCGAGGCGGTAGAGCAGTGCCGAGGCCACCGGACTCCACGCGAGCACGAGCGGCGGACCGGCCGCCACGCGTGCGTCCGCGGTGGGCGTGAGCAGGCGCAGCCGCGTGCCTGCCACCACGTGCGCACCTGCGTCCCCCACGAAGTAGCGCAGCACCGGCAGCGGGAAGCCTGCGACCGCGCCGGTGGGCAGCACTCCCGCGCCGGCGCCGACCGCGGCCAGGTCGATGTCCCCTTCCTTGTCGTCGGAGGCTTCGATGCGCAGGAGCACCTGGTGGAGCCCGGAGATCGCCACCGGAAGCCGCCGCGGATCCGGTCCGGCGATCACGACCTCACCCGTCGGCGGCAGGAAGAGGTTGAAGCGCTCCAGCTCCGTGTAGCGCCGCTGCGTGCCGCGCAGCTCCGCGGGCAGGGTGGCCTCGGTGAGCAGGTCCTCCGCCGTCGGCGGCTCCTCGCCGGGCAGCACCACCTCCCAGCGACCCACCAGCCGCCCGGTTCCCGTGTAGGCGATCCGCGCCTCCACGGGCGGGGGCGCGTCACCGGTGCGCACCGCCAGGACGGGCTCGTCGCCCGCGAACGCGAGCTGGACGTCCAGCAGCGCCAACGGCGTGCGCGCGCCACCGGCCGTGAGACGGCAAGTCACCGCCACGTACTGGTCGGGCCCCAGGCCCGTGGGATCGACGAACCGACGGACATAGAAGAAGCGGGAGTCCGCTCCGGCCTCCGCCGCCTGGTAGGCCCGTCGCGCCACCGACGGCGGGATGGACATCACGTCGCTGAAGCCGTCCTGGCCGCTGAGGCGGCTGCGGTCGAACCGCACCGGGAGTGCTCCGAACACGGTGGCGGGATCGCATTTCTCCCCCACGTCCGGGGAAGCCGGGATCAGCTCCCCACACCACAGCGCCTCCACCGGCACGTAACCGTCGAGGTTGCCGAAGGTGATGAACACCGTCGTGGCGCCGGCGGCGTTGACGTTCACACCGGTCGGGAACCGCGCGATCTGCGCGTCGAGCCCACCGGCGTGCACCCCAGCGAGGAGTGCCGTGCCGAAGGCGACGCGCCGGACGAGAGCGAGGGACGCACGCATGGGGCTCGGATCTCCTAGAAGAACGTGAAGTTCAGGCCCAGGTCGAGCCACCACGCGGTGCGCCGATCTGCCTGGTCGAACGTGGCGTTGAACGTCTCCACATCGCTGCGCGTGTAGCGCAGGAAGTACTGTCCTTGCACGCGGTCGAGCCACGGCAGCACGGAGGACCACTGCGCGTCCACCTGGTTGTTGTAGCGCCGCCGGGTCCGCAGCAGGTCCTCACTCGAGGTGTCGGAGAAGCGCACGCTCACCTGGCTGCGGTCGAAGACCTGCCACTGCAGCTGGGCGCCCCACCGGGTGGTCTCGTCGGTCTCGTCCCGCTCCAGGTTCTCGGAAGTCTCCAGACCCACATCGATGGCCAGGCTCAACGTCCGCCAAGGCGCGACGCGCACCGTGCCCGTCGTGCGCGTCACCGTGAGGTCCGCGTTTTCGCGGCCCTCCTGGCGGTTGTCCTGCTCCGAGCGATTCCACTGCGCGCCGAGGCTGATCCGGGCGAAGCGCCAGTCGGCGCCCGCGGTGCGGTTGAGGCTCACCTGGTGGGGTACGTGGGAGGGGCTGAAGCCACCATCGGTGGGGACGTCGCGTCCCCGCTGGTGCGTGCGATCCTGCCGGTACTGGAGGGACGGCAGCCACGCCGTGGTCACGCCCACCACGCGCGCGAGCGGCATGCCGACCGAGAGCTGCGAGCGGTCCAGGTCGGTGGTGAGGATGGACGGGACATCGGCCAGGTTGTTGCGCGACTCCGCCCGGTTCGCCTGTACGGTGATGCCGCCCACGTCGGCGCTCACGTCCACCTGGTCCTGCAGGCGATCGGCTTGCGTGTAGGCACCGAGGCTGCGGTAGAGCGGATCCACCCGCTCGTGACGGTAGCCGACCGTGACACGCGCGCGCCGGGTATCGGACAGACGCAGATCCCGGAGCGCGTCCACGGAAGCCTCGAGGTACCGGGCCCCGGAGGTCTCCTCCTCCACGCCCACGAGATCGAAGCCCTGGGCCAGCGTGGGATCCTCCGGATTGTCGAACCTGCTGCGCGAGACGCCGGCGTCGAGGCGCAGCCGACGGGACAGCGCCTGGGCGGTCACCCGCAGCGCGAGTCCGCGGCTCTCCTCGGCGTCGTTGACCACACCTTGATTGAAGCCGGCCTGGGGACGGACCGATCCGTTCAATCCGGAGAGCTCCACCCGCAGCGCTCCCGGCGTCGAGAACGCCTCCAGGCCGACCGTGCCGGTGACCAGCCGATGCCCGCCGTCGTCCAGACCGATGAGCCGGTCCCAGCCCACCTCCTGGCTTCCGTTCAGCGCCGCCACGGAGAGATCCACCCGCGAGCCGGGCCGCACCGCCAACGTGGCGCCCCGGCTCGAGAAGCGATTGACGAGGTGACGCTGGTCGCCGGCCGACACGTGTCCGACGGACAGGTCCACGGGGCCATTGGAGGCCTGCAGCAGATAGCTGGACAGATCGAGCCGCGGTGCGTCGTCCCCTCGCTGGTAGAAGCGCAGCGCCTTGTCGCGCTCGCTCGCGCCCACCAGCGCGGTCTGGGATGCCACCTTGAGGGCTCCGCGCACGTGCTCGGTGCTCAGGCGGAACTGCAGGTCCACGTTCTCGACGGCCTCGGGAGGCGCGGCCTCTTCGGGATCGAACCCTTCCGTCATCCGGCGCGCCGTGGCGGCCGTCAGCGAGAGGTCGGAACGGCCGGGCTGGAACCCGAGGGGACCGACGGTCTGGAACGGCTGCCGGTGCACCTCCCGCCAGGTGCCGGACGCGGATTCCACCACGTACACGACGAGCTCATGGGTCCCGCCGGGCAGCAGGATCAACCCACGCTCGTAGGCCATGGACCGCGCACCCGCACGGAAGAGCCCGGTCACGTCCGTCCGATCGATGAAGACGGCGATCCGCTCGGCAGGCCGCAGCAGCGGCCGACTGAACGTCAGCTCGATCGGCGCATCCCGCGCGACGGCGAGTCCGTCCGTCAACGAGCTGGTGACCTGGAGGGAGGCCCCCGCGACCGGGGAAGGGACCTCCTGGGCCTCGATCGCGGAGACGCCGTGCGCGGCGCACACGGCCGTCGCCGCCACCATCGCTCGCAGCCGACGCATGCCTGTCCCGGGGCTCGGGGGCGGCGGAGGAACCGCTCCCCTGCCGGGACGGGTGTCCCATCCGTCTCCCCTTAGCGGATCGGAGGCCGGGAGGGATCAGCGCACCGACCTCAGCGGCGCAGCCCCACCACCCTGCCCTCCAGTCCCCACGTCGGATCGGCCTCGAAGCCCAGGTGCGCGAGCGCGGTGACGGCCACGTCCACCACGTGGACGGGACCCTCCGGCCGACCCGGCTCTACCGACGGCCCGGCCGCCAGGTAGAAGATGGTCCGCTCCTCCGGCGTGTCCCCGCCGTGCCCGCCGGTGGGCAGGCGACCGTGATCGGTGGACACCAGCACCAGCCAGTCCTCGTCGGCCCAGGTGGCGCGCTCGCGCATCGCGTCCAGCAGCCGGGCCACGTGGCGGTCGGCGAGCTCGATGGCCTCCCGGTACTCTCGGCCGATGGCCCCGGTCTCGTGGCTCACCTCGTCCGGATTGCCGAGGTACACGAACAGGGCGTCGGGATCTCCGCTGCGCAGGTGCTCGGCGGCGGCGTCCACGCTCCATTCGTCCGCCTCCGCCCAGCCAATCTCGTAGCCGTCGACGATCTGCCGCTCATCGATGCGGCTCCCGAGCGCCACGCTCCCGTCCTCGGCCAGCGCGAGCGGTGTCCAGTCCACCGCTGCGAAGGTGTTCAGCTCGGGGCGGAGCTGTTCGATGCGGTCGAGGAAGCCGGGATAGGCCTCGTAGTTCTTGCCCCCGAACTCGTTGTCGGTCACGCCGTGCTTGTCCGACCACACGCCGGTCAGCATGGACGACCAGCCGGGCCCGCTCACGGACGGGAAGCCGGTGCGCGCCGAGTCCGTGTAGGCGCCCTGCGCGATGAGGCCATCCAGGGCGGGGGTGGGCACCTCGGCGAGAACGTCGGGGCGGACGCCGTCGATGCCGATGACCAGCACCTTCGGGCGCGTGGCGGCGGGGGACGACTCCGCCCTGCCGGACCCGTCCTCCGCGGGGGGCCCGTCCGGCGGGGGTGCATCGCCGGAGCAGGCGGCCAGCAGCATCAGGATCGGAATCGCGGTCCGTCCACGGGGCGCCGCTGCGCGAAGAGATGCGGAGCAAGCGACGGAAGGGGGCGCAGCATGGGGCATGGGCTTCCTCTGCCGATGCGGCCGGTCTCCAGCGGGCCGGCCGCACGACAGGCTGGCGTCCACAGGGACCCCGCGCAACCGCGGCGCAGCGCCCGTTTCCGGTCCGTGACGGGGCGCCGGTCGGATACCCCCGCCCTGGATCGGTCGCGGGCGAGGTCCGCGCGAGAGCTCGACCTCAGCTGATCCCGACCCGGCCCTTCACCGCATCCAGCAGCGCCTTGGAGTCGTAGCCGATCCCGTCCTTGAAGACGGTCACGACCTGGTTGATGGTGGCCGGGTCTCCCGTCAGGTCGCCTCGGATCAACACCAGGTCAGCGGTCTTGCCCACCTCCACCGAGCCCAGCTCGCCGTCCACGCCCAGGACCGTCGCACCGTTGAGGCTCATGATGCGGACAGTCTCCTCGGGGGTGAAACCGGCCTCGCGCAACAGCTCGAAGTTGCGTTGGTCCCCGTAGCCCGGCAGCGCGCCCCCGTTGCCGGTGGGGTCGACGCCGGCCGCCAGCAGTCCCCCCATCTCCACGAACCTGCGCTCGTACGCCATCGCCTTCTGGAACGCCTCGGGCGAGAACGCGGCGTCCGGTGAGGAGTCGATCTGCTCCCTGGCCTTCAGGTAGTCCGCGCGCACCTCGGGCGCCATGGCTTCCAGGGCCCGCGGATCCTTGGTCGGACGGTTCGGCACGAAGAGCTCGTAGACCGCCAGCGTGGACGTCATGGGCACGTCGTTGTCGATCATGAGCCGGAAGGTGTTCGCCACCTCGGGGCCCTCGATGTCGACGTTGACGGCGTGCTGCATGAACGTCATCGGACACTCGCTCTGCTCCTTGCTCGGATCGTAGTCCGAGTTGGTGAAGAGGCCGTGCTCGATGTTGTCGATGCCCAACCCGACCGCCTCCGTGAAGCTGATGGAGCAGATGTGGCCGGTGACCTTGATGCCCTGCTTGTGGGCCTCGTCGATGGCGGCCTTGAACTGCTCGTAGCCGATGTTGGTGTAGGCCTTGAGCCAGGTGGCGCCCTCTTCGGCCCAGTAGCGGACGAAGCGCCGTGCCTCCTCCGGCGTGTCGATCAGCGTCATGCTGGTGACGCCGTCCCCGCCCGTGATGTACGGCGCCGTGATATGGATGCGCGGACCCGGCCAGTTCCCGCGCTCGATCTCCGCCTTCATGTTGAGCTCGGAGTAGGGCGCGCGGCTGCCGGTGGTGCGCACGGTGGTGATGCCTGTCCCCAGGTAGAGGCGCGGCGCGCTGTACACCAGCGTGGCGCCGCGGCCCCCGGCAGCCGTGTAGTACAGGTGGTTGTGCAGACCCACGAGGCCGGGGATCAAGGTGTGCCCGGAGCCGTCGATGACCCGCGCGCTCTGCGGAACGCGCACCGTACCGGCGTTCCCCATCGCGGAGATCCGGCTCCCGTCGATCAGTACGGTCTGGCCGGGTCGGGCGGGCGCCCCCGTGCCATCGATCACCGTCACGTTGGTGATGGCCACCTGGGGCGCGTCCACGGAGACGTACTCCTGCATGGCCGGCGCGAGCTGACGCTGGGCGGACAGGGGCGCTGCGGCAGCAGCGAGGAGCACGGGAGCGAGAAGGCGCGCGATGCGGCTCATGGTCGGGATCCGGGCTGGAGTGGACCTGGGGGGGCAATGTACGGGCCTGCGCGGATCGCGGCACCATAGGCCCCCGATTGCCGGCCGCGGCTCCCCTCCTCAACGCACCGTGAACGCGCTGTGCATTCCGGCCTCCAGGTGCTCGGAGATGTGGCAGTGCATCATCCAGGCACCGGGGTTGGAGAGCTCCAGCAGGAGATCCACGGTCGCGCCCACCGGGACGAGCACCGTGTCCTTCCAGACGAGGTTGTCCGTCGGCACCCCGTTCACGGAGAGCACCAGGAAGCGCTGCCCGTGGATGTGCAGCGGATGCTGCATCGCGTGGAAGGCGCGCCGCTCGTTGTGCACGCGGATCTTCCGGACCGCGCCGAGCGGCAGCTCCCACGCGATGTCCATACCTTCGCGCCCGGTGGCGGGATCGCGCAGCACCCAACGCACCTCCGCCGAGGTCGCGTTCCAGTTCATCATGGGCATGGTGCCCGACCATTCGACCGGGTGGAAGTAGGCGGAGTCCACACGCATCAGCCGCTCCACCACGAAAGGAAGCCCTTCCTGCTCCATGGTCAGGAGCAGCTCGTGGTCCACGGGCCGATCGAACTCCCCACGGACGCGATCGATGTCCTCCTGCACGAAGAGGTGCTCGCGCAGGGTGGTGAAAGGACCGGCGAGGTCAGGCAGCTTCACGTCGTGACGCACCGTGACAGTGCCCAATCGATCCACCTCGGGAAAGAAGCGTCCGCCGAGGTGATCCATGCCTGTGACCCGGTTCTCGATGGGCAGCTCACCCGCCGCGGGGAAGCGGACGTGGACGATGGCGCGCTCGGCCGGCGCCAGGACGACGCTCTCCGTCCATGCCTCCCGCTCGTAGAGGCCGATGTCCGAGCCCACGATCTTCATCGGCGCGCCGCCGAAGGACAGGTTGAACGTGCGCGTGTTGGACACGTTCGTCAGGAAGAAGCGCACCACCTCCCCCTGCTCCACCTCGATGCGGTACTCGGGCTCCCCGTTCAGCAGGAACAGGTTCCCGAATCGGCCCATGAGGGCGTCGTTCGCCCGCTCGCGCCCGAACGGCACCAGCGCGTCCCCGTTCATGAGGATGTCGTCCAGGACCACCACCTCCTCCCGGTGGACCGGGCCGTAGTAGTCCGCGCGCGCCGGACGCACCATCAGGTTGCCCGCCAGGCCCAGGTCCTTCTGGATGTCCTCGCGGTGATGTGGGTGGTACCAGTAGATGCCGGCATCCGGCACGTGCACGGTGTACGTGAAGGACCCGCCCGGCGCGACGGGCTCCTGCGTCAAGTGCGGCACCCCATCGGAGGCGTTGTCGATCCGGATGCCGTGCCAGTGCACGGTGGTGGGCCAGTCGATCCGGTTCGTGAAGCGGACCGTGATGGTCGCGGCCTCGTGCACCTGGATGAGCGGGCCCGGGATCTGGCCGTTGAACCCGTAGACGATGTGCGTTCCGCCGCGCAGGCGACGCCGCACATAGGTGGCCTCCAGCGCCAGCGTGTCCCCGTCCGCGAGCTCCACCAGCTCGCGCGGGCGCACCCACGGGATCGATTCGGGATCGGCCGCGCCGGGCAGCCAGGGCGCCGCCTCCGGCGCCTCCAGCTCCATCAGCGCGGGCAACATGGTGATGCCCTCCGGCATGGGCGGACGGAGCCACCCGTCCCCGCCGTGGACGTGGTGCATGCCTCCCATGCCCCCGCCGGGATCCGCACCGACGTCGATACCGCCGGCCCCCACGAGGTATTCCATCATGTCGGCGGGATACATCCGGGTCGACGGCGATTGGCCGCGGAGCACGAGGCGGCCACTGCGCTCCACGACATCGGGCGCAACCTCGGCGCTCACGAGCAGGACGAACTTGTCCAGCGCGATCCGTCCCAGCTCGACCACCCCGTTGCGGACCTCCTGCAGCCGGGTCTCCGGGTAGAACGTGGGGGTGGTCAGCCAGGCCACGTACGTGGTGTAGGGTCGACCGGCATCGTCGGTGCCGAGCTCGCCGGGATCGGGGAGCCCTCGCACGGTGAGGGTCGCGTCATAGCGGACGTTGCCGTCGGCGGTGACCGCCACAGTGAAGGGAGACGCCGCGAAGCGCAGGTCCACGCGCGCCTCGACGTCACGCCCCAGGCCCAATGGTGCCGTGAGCACCATGCAGTAGAGGTCGGTGGACGCCGTGCGGGGTCCGGCCGAGGCGCGGGTGCAGGGATCGGGCGTCGAGCCGGTCGGGGATTGGGCCCGGACCCCCTCCGCCCCGCCCGCCAGGAGGATGGCGAGCGAGAGCACACGGACGGAGGCGGGAGCGCGGATCATGATCGAAGATAGGCGCGGGCCGGGCCGATCCGCGAACGAGAGGGCGTCACTCCCAGCGGGTGGGGCCGACCGGCTCTCTCGATTCATCGACTGGCTCCAGTCACCGAGCGGCTCCAGTCACCGACCGGCTCCAGTCACCGACCGGCTCTCTCCATTGACCGAACGGCTCCAGTGACCGAGCGGCTCCCT contains the following coding sequences:
- a CDS encoding multicopper oxidase family protein, which produces MIRAPASVRVLSLAILLAGGAEGVRAQSPTGSTPDPCTRASAGPRTASTDLYCMVLTAPLGLGRDVEARVDLRFAASPFTVAVTADGNVRYDATLTVRGLPDPGELGTDDAGRPYTTYVAWLTTPTFYPETRLQEVRNGVVELGRIALDKFVLLVSAEVAPDVVERSGRLVLRGQSPSTRMYPADMMEYLVGAGGIDVGADPGGGMGGMHHVHGGDGWLRPPMPEGITMLPALMELEAPEAAPWLPGAADPESIPWVRPRELVELADGDTLALEATYVRRRLRGGTHIVYGFNGQIPGPLIQVHEAATITVRFTNRIDWPTTVHWHGIRIDNASDGVPHLTQEPVAPGGSFTYTVHVPDAGIYWYHPHHREDIQKDLGLAGNLMVRPARADYYGPVHREEVVVLDDILMNGDALVPFGRERANDALMGRFGNLFLLNGEPEYRIEVEQGEVVRFFLTNVSNTRTFNLSFGGAPMKIVGSDIGLYEREAWTESVVLAPAERAIVHVRFPAAGELPIENRVTGMDHLGGRFFPEVDRLGTVTVRHDVKLPDLAGPFTTLREHLFVQEDIDRVRGEFDRPVDHELLLTMEQEGLPFVVERLMRVDSAYFHPVEWSGTMPMMNWNATSAEVRWVLRDPATGREGMDIAWELPLGAVRKIRVHNERRAFHAMQHPLHIHGQRFLVLSVNGVPTDNLVWKDTVLVPVGATVDLLLELSNPGAWMMHCHISEHLEAGMHSAFTVR